A region from the Benincasa hispida cultivar B227 chromosome 10, ASM972705v1, whole genome shotgun sequence genome encodes:
- the LOC120087849 gene encoding BTB/POZ domain-containing protein At3g22104-like, with product MEICCNLEVDVNGEEIFMVDKKTVASYSGRLSKLFGKSKATLRNMKLIFQDFPGGAEGFELVLKFCYNNGNVKISTSNVPLLYSAAKFMEMNSSISGTQNLQEQTEKYLEDISEWTWSEVLNALKQCQDLSLNPSILLEKCLDSVVGRLNLAVEANSCPSTSSPDSSALRFSCDTKSTESLKTGFSNGLWWFEELLIFSPDFVKMILQLLLKRNFDEVVIGRFLIYYQKSKSSNATRDEKLKIVEVVVEMLYTLEHNSVSCKSLFSILRVALGLNIEKCIRNKLERMIGARLDQGSLDNLLLPSPSGMNYLYDVNLVLRFVKAFLLEKTNRTSPIPLRRVARLMDLYMAEVAPDPCLKPSKFLALAKALPDNARSSHDDMYRAMDMYIEVHTEMSEEEKVKMCCALNYEKLSAETCINLSKSIRFPSTSSIQALISEQLKLKSLLQTANSPTSITSLPCKLDEKLDFPEENEKLKAHIQGIQWRVMELERVCKKMQTQMTKVMKSKVTSHSQLKSLPWLCS from the exons ATGGAAATCTGCTGCAATCTTGAAGTGGATGTCAATGGCGAAGAGATTTTTATGGTGGATAAG AAAACTGTAGCTTCATACTCTGGCAGGTTGAGCAAGTTATTTGGTAAATCAAAGGCTACTTTAAGAAATATGAAGTTGATATTCCAGGATTTTCCTGGAGGGGCAGAGGGATTTGAGTTGGTCTTGAAGTTCTGTTACAACAACGGAAATGTTAAAATCAGTACTTCAAATGTCCCTCTTTTGTATTCTGCAGCAAAATTCATGGAGATGAACAGTTCAATCTCAGGCACCCAAAATTTACAAGAACAAACAGAGAAATACCTTGAAGATATCAGCGAGTGGACTTGGTCTGAGGTTTTGAATGCTTTGAAACAATGTCAAGATTTGTCTCTTAACCCTTCAATTCTGCTTGAGAAATGCTTAGATTCTGTTGTTGGAAGGCTGAATTTAGCTGTGGAAGCAAATTCTTGTCCATCTACCTCCTCGCCCGATAGCTCAGCATTACGGTTTTCGTGTGATACAAAGAGCACTGAAAGCTTAAAGACAGGGTTCTCTAATGGATTATGGTGGTTTGAAGAACTTTTAATCTTCTCTCCTGACTTTGTTAAAATGATACTGCAATTGTTGCTTAAACGAAATTTTGATGAAGTTGTCATTGGTAGGTTTCTTATTTATTACCAGAAATCGAAGTCTTCGAATGCTACAAGAGATGAAAAGCTTAAGATTGTTGAGGTTGTAGTCGAAATGCTTTATACTCTTGAGCACAATTCTGTTTCCTGCAAAAGCCTTTTCAGCATTCTTCGAGTTGCTTTGGGATTGAACATAGAAAAATGTATTCGAAATAAGTTGGAGAGGATGATCGGTGCACGGTTGGATCAAGGATCGTTGGACAATTTACTACTTCCATCTCCATCTGGGATGAACTATTTATATGATGTGAATCTTGTTCTAAGATTTGTCAAAGCATTTTTGCTTGAAAAAACGAATCGAACATCTCCAATACCATTAAGAAGAGTAGCTAGATTAATGGATTTGTACATGGCAGAAGTAGCTCCTGACCCTTGTTTAAAGCCTTCAAAGTTTCTAGCCCTTGCCAAAGCCCTGCCAGATAATGCTCGAAGCTCCCACGATGATATGTACCGTGCCATGGATATGTATATAGAG GTTCATACAGAAATGTCAGAAGAAGAAAAGGTTAAAATGTGTTGTGCACTGAATTATGAGAAGCTCTCAGCAGAAACTTGCATAAATCTTTCAAAAAGTATAAGATTTCCATCCACATCTTCCATACAAGCCCTTATTTCTGAGCAGCTCAAGCTCAAAAGCTTACTTCAAACAGCTAACAGCCCTACATCCATCACCAGTTTGCCTTGTAAACTCGATGAAAAGCTTGATTTTccagaagaaaatgagaaactGAAAGCACATATACAAGGAATTCAATGGAGAGTGATGGAATTAGAGCGTGTGTGTAAGAAAATGCAAACTCAAATGACAAAAGTTATGAAATCTAAAGTAACAAGTCATAGTCAGCTGAAATCTTTGCCCTGGCTTTGTTCATAG